Below is a window of Syntrophorhabdaceae bacterium DNA.
GTATTCGTCCCTCACATAGATGAAACCCTGATTGGAACCGATGGCATGGCCGCCGATGATCATTCCTTCGATGACAGCATGAGGATTTCCTTCCATGAGGGACCTGTCCATAAAAGCTCCGGGATCACCTTCATCACCATTTGCTATGACGTATCGCGGTTCCTCTGAAGCATCCCTGCAGGAACGCCATTTTGTACCGGTCAGAAAACCTCCGCCGCCCCTTCCTCTCAGACCTGATTTCTGTATCCATTCAATGATCTCCACAGGATCCATATGAAGGGCTTTATAAGCGGCCCTGTAACCACCAAAGCCGATATACTCCTCGATGTCTTCAGGGTCAAGAACACCATTCAGAGCCAGCACAATTCTTGTCTGGCCTGCGTAAAAAGGAATATCACCGGGAGATACATATCTTTTTGTTTTATCTTCCCCCTTGTAAAGCAGGTTTTCAACGATCGTTCCATCCTGAATGGTTTTTAACAACAGTTTAGTATCATCTTCCAGATTT
It encodes the following:
- a CDS encoding NAD(P)H-dependent oxidoreductase subunit E, with translation MIISIEQLDGIAAAYKQKIGAYSKIVKICCGTGCISSGALKVYEKLNEAIAAEKLNDKVLVKKTGCHGLCERGPIVVFGDDEILYQTVGKRNLEDDTKLLLKTIQDGTIVENLLYKGEDKTKRYVSPGDIPFYAGQTRIVLALNGVLDPEDIEEYIGFGGYRAAYKALHMDPVEIIEWIQKSGLRGRGGGGFLTGTKWRSCRDASEEPRYVIANGDEGDPGAFMDRSLMEGNPHAVIEGMIIGGHAIGSNQGFIYVRDEYPLAVHRLSIAIEKAREQGLLGANIFNSGFNFDIKIFRGGGAFV